The Alteromonas mediterranea DE genome contains the following window.
CACAATAGGCTCGTCGTCCAGTAAGAGAACATGAACTTCGATGTCGTGGTATAGACTTTTTTGGCTTAAAATATTTACCAGTGCTCGCTCTGCCCCCCCATAGCCAATAGAATTGATAATAATTAGTAAGCGCTTCATAGAATGTTGTAACAATTTAAAAAAGCAAAGATTGCATATGCTTAATAAATTTTCAATGCTTTCTATTTTCCACTATTATTGAAAACTTGCTTCATGAAGGTGAATTACGCGAGAAGTAGTGACCACAACTATTAAACATTGTCGAGATTGTTTTAAAGGGATTTATAAGTGAAAATTGCGCTCTACCAACCATGGATCTATTTGTACGGCGGTTTGGAAAAAAGCTTATTAGAAGTCGTAACCCGCTCTCAACATGACTGGGTTGTTTTTACAGGGCATTATGAGCCGGAAAATACATTTCCAGAGTTCAAAAATGTTGATGTACGGGTATTGAACTCCACTTCCGTAAAACGAACGCTATTTGGTACTTTGATTAGTGCTTTTCACATTGCTCGGCAAAAAATTCCGGCAGAAGATTTTGACGCTGTAGTTGTGTGGTGTGACGGCTTAGGCGACTTTATTTCATTTCGTAATCATTCGTTACCTCTTATGAATATTTGTAGTACGCCATTACGTGCAGCATTTGATCCTGTGTATGAAAGACAGGTATTAGCTAATAGCGGCTTTTTGTATCATCTCAGTTATAAGCTTTTTAAATTTGGCTTCAAAATAGTAGATAAAGCTGCATGGCGGTACTTCGACAGTATCATTACTACAAGCACCGAAGTAAAAAACAGAATTATTGAAGGCGAGCTTTGTACTGATGAATCTAGAATGGTGATGGCATATCCAGGCATTGAATTCAAAAGTAGCCTTGAAGATGTGACTTACGAACCATTTATTCTTTTACCCGGCAGAATTATGTGGACTAAAAATATTCAGCTAGCTATTTCTGCTTTTCTCAAGGCTGATTTAAATACCCCTTGGAAGTTGAAAATTGCCGGTTTCCTTGATGAAAAAAGCCAAACATATTTAGAAGAGTTAAAAGAGCTAGCAAATCGTTCATCTAATATCGAGTTTATTATTTCACCCTCACATCAAGAGTTGAGCTTACTGTATAAGCAAACTGCTTTTTGTTTGTTCCCCCCTTTAAATGAAGATTGGGGTATTGTTCCTTTAGAAAGTATGAACCACGCCAAAGCAGTGAT
Protein-coding sequences here:
- a CDS encoding glycosyltransferase, with protein sequence MKIALYQPWIYLYGGLEKSLLEVVTRSQHDWVVFTGHYEPENTFPEFKNVDVRVLNSTSVKRTLFGTLISAFHIARQKIPAEDFDAVVVWCDGLGDFISFRNHSLPLMNICSTPLRAAFDPVYERQVLANSGFLYHLSYKLFKFGFKIVDKAAWRYFDSIITTSTEVKNRIIEGELCTDESRMVMAYPGIEFKSSLEDVTYEPFILLPGRIMWTKNIQLAISAFLKADLNTPWKLKIAGFLDEKSQTYLEELKELANRSSNIEFIISPSHQELSLLYKQTAFCLFPPLNEDWGIVPLESMNHAKAVIANASGGPKESIENKKTGFLLQPEVDAWAKKIRLLAGDIPLCKSMGINANERVKSFSWSEFVKRIDNTLSNIIKE